A window from Bordetella petrii encodes these proteins:
- a CDS encoding cupin domain-containing protein: MALHHARSGELIDIRPLGPALKDTPSRALVRSDQLEILRLALPAGQTLPPHGIDASAITLQCLEGAAELGAHGTTQRLEPGTLVYLAPGVQHQVKALQDCSILVTLFLDRA, from the coding sequence ATGGCGCTGCATCATGCCCGCTCGGGCGAACTCATCGACATCCGGCCCCTGGGGCCGGCCCTGAAGGATACGCCTTCGCGGGCGCTGGTGCGATCCGACCAATTGGAAATACTGCGCCTGGCGCTGCCGGCGGGGCAGACGCTGCCCCCGCACGGCATCGACGCCAGCGCCATCACCCTGCAATGCCTGGAAGGCGCGGCCGAACTCGGCGCGCACGGCACGACGCAGAGGCTGGAACCCGGCACGCTGGTGTACCTGGCGCCGGGCGTGCAACACCAGGTGAAGGCCTTGCAAGACTGTTCGATACTGGTGACGCTGTTCCTGGACCGCGCCTGA
- the maiA gene encoding maleylacetoacetate isomerase produces MQLYSYFRSSAAYRVRIALNLKGIPYEYLGVHLLKDGGQQLSDSYRALNPAALVPTLVDGDAIIGQSLAIIEYLDETHPQPALLPSDPAGRARVRAIAQTIACDTHPLNNLRVLKYLKRTLQVSDDAKNDWYRHWVHLGLSAVESMLADSPATGRFCHGDAPTLADLCLVPQVYNARRFDCDLSAMPTVLRIDAACRELQAFDLAEPDKQPDAE; encoded by the coding sequence ATGCAGTTGTACAGCTACTTCCGCAGTTCGGCCGCCTATCGCGTGCGCATCGCCCTGAATCTCAAGGGCATTCCCTACGAATACCTGGGCGTGCACCTGCTGAAAGACGGCGGGCAGCAGCTGTCGGATTCCTACCGTGCGCTCAATCCTGCCGCCCTGGTGCCCACCCTGGTCGATGGCGACGCCATCATCGGCCAATCGCTGGCCATCATCGAATACCTGGACGAAACCCATCCGCAGCCCGCATTGCTGCCGTCCGATCCCGCCGGCCGCGCGCGCGTGCGCGCCATCGCCCAGACCATCGCCTGCGATACCCATCCGCTGAACAACCTGCGCGTGCTCAAGTACCTGAAGCGCACGCTGCAAGTCAGCGACGACGCCAAGAACGACTGGTACCGCCACTGGGTCCATCTGGGCCTGTCCGCGGTGGAATCCATGCTGGCCGATTCGCCCGCCACCGGCCGCTTCTGCCATGGCGACGCGCCCACCCTGGCCGACCTCTGCCTGGTGCCGCAGGTGTACAACGCGCGCCGCTTCGATTGCGATCTTTCCGCCATGCCCACGGTGCTGCGCATCGATGCGGCCTGCCGCGAACTGCAGGCCTTCGACCTGGCCGAACCCGACAAGCAGCCCGACGCGGAATAG
- the ispH gene encoding 4-hydroxy-3-methylbut-2-enyl diphosphate reductase, whose amino-acid sequence MVRPVTAADAEVVLAQPRGFCAGVDRAIDIVERALELHGAPIYVRHEIVHNRYVVEDLRGKGAIFIDELDQAPAGAIVVFSAHGVSKAVRQEAESRGLQVFDATCPLVTKVHIEVARMRAAGREIIMIGHKGHPEVEGTLGQAQGGMYLVETVADVASLQVADPSNLAFVTQTTLSVDDAAAVSAALRSRFPDIVEPKKSDICYATQNRQDAVKMLAPDCDLVLVVGSPNSSNSNRLREVAERIGTDAYLVDGADAIDPAWLAGRQRIGITAGASAPEVLVQQVVQRLKELGAVSVRTMPGLEESVAFPLPKGLSRKPAPGAGTPR is encoded by the coding sequence ATGGTTCGTCCGGTTACTGCCGCCGATGCCGAAGTCGTGCTGGCCCAGCCGCGCGGCTTCTGTGCCGGCGTCGACCGGGCCATCGACATCGTCGAGCGCGCCCTCGAGCTGCACGGCGCGCCCATCTATGTGCGCCACGAAATCGTCCACAACCGCTACGTGGTCGAAGACTTGCGCGGCAAGGGCGCCATCTTCATCGACGAGCTCGACCAGGCCCCGGCCGGCGCCATCGTGGTGTTCTCGGCGCATGGCGTGTCCAAGGCGGTGCGGCAAGAAGCCGAGTCCCGCGGGCTGCAGGTCTTCGACGCCACCTGCCCGCTGGTCACCAAGGTGCACATCGAAGTCGCGCGCATGCGCGCCGCCGGCCGCGAAATCATCATGATCGGCCACAAGGGCCATCCCGAAGTCGAAGGCACCCTGGGCCAGGCCCAGGGCGGCATGTACCTGGTCGAAACCGTGGCCGACGTCGCCAGCCTGCAGGTGGCCGACCCGTCCAACCTGGCTTTCGTCACGCAGACCACGTTGTCGGTCGACGATGCCGCCGCCGTATCGGCCGCGCTGCGTTCGCGGTTTCCCGACATTGTCGAACCCAAGAAAAGCGATATCTGCTACGCCACGCAAAACCGCCAGGACGCGGTCAAGATGCTGGCGCCCGATTGCGACCTGGTGCTGGTGGTGGGCAGCCCCAACAGTTCCAATTCCAACCGCCTGCGCGAAGTCGCTGAACGCATCGGCACCGACGCCTACCTGGTCGACGGCGCCGATGCCATCGATCCCGCCTGGCTGGCCGGCCGCCAGCGCATCGGCATCACCGCCGGCGCGTCGGCCCCCGAAGTGCTGGTGCAGCAAGTCGTGCAGCGCCTGAAAGAACTCGGCGCCGTGTCGGTGCGCACCATGCCCGGCCTGGAAGAAAGCGTGGCATTCCCGCTGCCCAAGGGCCTGTCGCGCAAGCCCGCGCCCGGCGCCGGCACGCCGCGCTAA
- a CDS encoding FKBP-type peptidyl-prolyl cis-trans isomerase: MSSTAEQAATPVRADSYLTLHYRIALASGPAQGSVFADTFDGRPATLQMGQGQWAPGLEAALLGHTEGEHFSATLEPAQAYGDRNPELIQKVTRAMLAEHAGADATFEPGDLVEFTAPNGARYSGVLKQIEPEWALFDFNHPLAGTTLRVDVHLLGVL; encoded by the coding sequence TTGAGCAGCACCGCCGAACAGGCCGCCACCCCCGTCCGCGCCGATTCCTACCTGACTCTGCACTATCGCATCGCGCTGGCCTCCGGCCCCGCACAGGGCTCGGTCTTCGCCGATACCTTCGACGGCCGTCCCGCCACGCTGCAAATGGGGCAGGGGCAATGGGCGCCCGGCCTCGAAGCCGCGCTGCTGGGCCACACCGAAGGCGAGCACTTCAGCGCCACCCTCGAACCGGCCCAGGCCTATGGCGACCGCAATCCCGAGCTCATCCAGAAAGTCACTCGCGCCATGCTGGCCGAACACGCCGGCGCCGACGCCACCTTCGAGCCCGGCGACCTGGTCGAGTTCACCGCGCCCAACGGGGCGCGCTATTCGGGCGTGCTGAAGCAAATCGAGCCCGAATGGGCCTTGTTCGACTTCAACCATCCTCTGGCGGGCACCACGCTGCGCGTCGATGTCCACCTGCTGGGGGTGCTGTAA
- the radC gene encoding RadC family protein, whose protein sequence is MPLPEDLPPHERPRERLLRHGPASLRDAELLALALRTGTRGRTAIDMGSQLLHRYGGLRGLFAASPQELMSLPGLGAAKAGSLAAILELARRAAEEQLMRLHKLSEPGSVKRYFKTALAHRAVEHCLALYLDNQLNLIASGELARGTLAQASVYPREVVREALRHHAGALILAHNHPSGTAQPSQADRDFSRHMKQALALVDIRLVDHLIVAGDTVVSMAELGML, encoded by the coding sequence ATGCCGCTGCCCGAAGACCTGCCGCCCCATGAACGCCCCCGCGAACGCCTGCTGCGCCACGGCCCGGCCTCCCTGCGCGACGCCGAGCTGTTGGCTCTGGCCCTGCGCACCGGCACGCGGGGCCGCACGGCCATCGATATGGGCAGCCAGTTGCTGCACCGCTACGGCGGCCTGCGCGGCCTGTTCGCCGCTTCGCCCCAGGAACTGATGTCCCTGCCCGGGCTGGGCGCGGCCAAGGCCGGCTCGCTGGCGGCCATTCTGGAACTGGCGCGCCGCGCGGCCGAAGAGCAACTGATGCGGCTGCACAAGCTGTCCGAACCCGGTAGCGTCAAGCGCTACTTCAAGACCGCCCTGGCGCACCGCGCCGTGGAGCACTGCCTGGCGCTGTACCTGGACAACCAGCTCAACCTGATCGCCAGCGGCGAACTGGCGCGCGGCACCCTGGCCCAGGCCTCGGTGTACCCGCGCGAAGTCGTGCGCGAGGCCCTGCGCCACCATGCGGGGGCCCTGATCCTGGCCCACAACCACCCGTCGGGCACGGCGCAGCCCAGCCAGGCCGACCGCGATTTCAGCCGCCACATGAAGCAGGCGCTGGCGCTGGTGGACATCCGGCTGGTCGACCATCTGATCGTGGCCGGCGACACGGTGGTGTCCATGGCCGAACTGGGCATGCTGTAG
- the kynB gene encoding arylformamidase, protein MKRLWDISPPVSAASPVFPGDTPYQQHWKWSLTPECPVNVSEIRLSPHIGAHADAPLHYCNGAAAIGAVPLEPFLGPCRVIHALDCGPLILPEHLRHAAAGLPPRVLVRTARHAALDWWTDDFSAYAPHTIEWLAERGVMLIGLDTPSIDPASSKTLDSHHVILRRDMRVLENLLLDDVAEGDYELIALPLALAQADASPVRAVLRELG, encoded by the coding sequence ATGAAGCGCCTGTGGGATATTTCTCCGCCGGTATCGGCCGCGTCGCCGGTGTTTCCGGGCGACACGCCGTACCAGCAGCACTGGAAATGGTCGCTGACGCCGGAATGCCCGGTCAATGTCAGTGAAATCCGCCTGTCGCCGCACATCGGCGCGCATGCCGATGCGCCGCTGCACTATTGCAACGGCGCGGCCGCCATCGGCGCGGTGCCGCTGGAACCCTTTCTTGGCCCGTGCCGGGTCATCCATGCCCTGGACTGCGGGCCGCTGATCCTGCCCGAACATCTGCGGCACGCGGCCGCCGGGCTGCCGCCGCGCGTGCTGGTGCGCACCGCCCGGCATGCCGCGCTGGACTGGTGGACCGACGATTTCAGCGCCTACGCGCCGCACACCATCGAATGGCTGGCCGAGCGCGGCGTCATGCTGATCGGACTGGACACGCCCAGCATCGACCCCGCATCGAGCAAGACCCTGGACAGCCACCACGTCATCCTGCGGCGCGACATGCGCGTACTGGAAAACCTGCTGCTCGATGACGTCGCCGAAGGCGACTACGAACTGATCGCCCTTCCGCTGGCGCTGGCCCAGGCCGATGCCAGCCCGGTGCGCGCCGTTCTGCGCGAACTGGGCTGA